A window from Penicillium oxalicum strain HP7-1 chromosome VIII, whole genome shotgun sequence encodes these proteins:
- a CDS encoding AP-3 complex subunit delta, translating into MDWIGHFMQLAQASRRAPDTMFEKSLYDLIKGLRSHRGAEDEYVQSCLRECKAEIKSQDMDKKATALLKLIYLEMFGYDMSWASFHVLEVMSSAKYLQKRVGYLGAVQSFRPDTEVLMLATNMLKKDIVSPNIPALSLPLVSLPHIITPSLAMSLLPDVLSRLSHSSPTVRKKSIVCLYRFALVYPEALRLGWPKIQERLMDEHEDSSVTTAAINVVCELGWRRPTDFLPLAPRFFELLVDSGNNWMAIKIIKLFATLTPVEPRLTRKLLRPLVNIIQTTTAMSLLYECINGIIQGGILDGEDSLQERDEVASLCVGKLRGMIVLDSDPNLKYVALLALNRIVATHPSLVEVQQDVIMDCLDDPDISIRLQALELAAGMVSSETLQGVVDRLLDQLRLATLASPLAAAEDEAGSTAFPSAGDGEESTGSPPAVNVAATLPNDYRNEVVHRILDICSQNNYSEVVDFEWYVSVLVQLVRLLPPSEVEDAWYQTTSGHDANVHAKASTAFRIGSEIRNVAVRVRGVRLEATRAAESLLLIDNRSTFFPPGSNVGDDVLGPISWVVGEYASELASPSRTLQSMVDVANATLPATTLQLFLQAIPKVFIRVNRDAYQETSWKTQTTLLLARIVEFLEALSAHPDLDVQERAIEFLEVLRLSAEALRSDVQEMPSLLAAVLPSLFEGLELNPVALTAQKKVVLPETLLLDEPINESLSDLFHHVDDAPSQAKQGDALQKFYYVPDLTPAPARATAAISSLDVYPDPSYQNNLRGSTELPASAERRKLERRERYKDDPFYIASMGGRSDLSMSPLAGTSSLDVDSIPIVDLKLDPLQHPRSERKSAGAHRSRRKKLEVAADETFGTNEPLVHENLPEPALLAPVAKRSLLQVDSSGLGSLSLTRDDKAGMSTAEGDEGDAEMKKAMREVEQMRLRMQRASERIEVGGIPSEGMLVKKKKTKKKVTSTDESQPAPVKKKARKPKEKKEEAAQADTGIDMGGEKTMEGMSR; encoded by the exons ATGGATTGGATCGGGCATTTCATGCAGC TCGCTCAAGCCAGCCGGAGAGCGCCAGACACCAT GTTCGAGAAATCTTTGTACGACCTGATCAAAGGCCTCCGGAGCCATAGAGGCGCGGAAGATGAATATGTCCAAAGCTGCCTCCGCGAATGCAAAGCGGAGATCAAATCACAGGATATGG ATAAGAAGGCTACGGCTTTACTGAAGCTCATATATCTCGAGATGTTTGGTTATGATATGTCTTGGGCCTCTTTTCACGTCTTAGAGGTGATGTCGTCTGCCAAATACCTTCAAAAGCGAGTGGGATATCTCGGTGCGGTACAGAGCTTCCGTCCCGACACGGAAGTGCTGATGTTAGCAACCAACATGCTGAAAAAG GACATCGTATCCCCTAATATCCCCGCATTATCATTGCCGCTGGTCTCCCTACCGCATATCATCACACCATCCTTGGCCATGTCGCTGCTGCCCGACGTTCTCTCTCGACTCTCGCACTCCAGTCCCACAGTCCGAAAAAAGTCGATCGTGTGCCTCTATCGCTTTGCGTTGGTGTACCCCGAAGCGCTCAGGTTAGGATGGCCTAAGATTCAGGAACGGTTGATGGATGAACATGAAGACAGTAGTGTGACGACAGCGGCTATCAATGTCGTTTGCGAACTGGGATGGCGCCGGCCCACCGATTTTCTCCCACTTGCACCGAGGTTCTTTGAACTTCTTGTTGATAGTGGTAACAATTGGATGGccatcaagatcatcaagctg TTTGCGACATTGACACCTGTGGAGCCGAGATTAACCCGCAAATTGCTGCGTCCACTGGTGAATATTATCCAAACCACGACAGCCATGTCTCTACTATATGAGTGTATCAATGGCATCATCCAAGGCGGCATTCTCGACGGGGAAGACAGCCTTCAGGAAAGAGATGAGGTTGCCAGTCTCTGTGTTGGCAAGCTCCGAGGGATGATTGTCCTTGATTCCGATCCAAACT TGAAATACGTCGCCCTTTTAGCTTTGAATCGAATTGTCGCCACCCATCCGTCGCTGGTTGAAGTGCAGCAGGATGTGATCATGGACTGCCTGGATGACCCCGACATCTCTATCCGACTGCAAGCCCTGGAGCTTGCTGCCGGTATGGTCTCGAGTGAGACCCTGCAAGGGGTGGTGGACCGTCTTCTTGATCAGCTTCGTTTAGCCACGCTGGCTTCTCCGCTCGCTGCAGCAGAAGATGAGGCGGGGTCCACAGCCTTCCCTAGCGCcggagatggtgaagaaTCAACAGGATCACCTCCAGCCGTGAATGTTGCCGCCACGCTGCCAAACGATTACCGTAATGAGGTGGTGCATCGGATACTGGATATCTGCTCTCAAAACAACTACTCAGAGGTTGTGGATTTTGAGTGGTACGTCAGCGTCCTGGTTCAACTCGTTCGACTTTTACCACCATCCGAGGTTGAGGATGCTTGGTACCAGACGACTTCGGGCCACGACGCGAATGTACACGCCAAAGCCAGCACCGCTTTCCGGATAGGGAGTGAGATCCGAAATGTTGCCGTTCGTGTCAGAGGGGTGCGACTAGAGGCAACTCGGGCGGCAGAGTCACTTTTGCTCATCGACAATCGATccacctttttcccccccgGCTCCAATGTCGGCGATGATGTGCTGGGGCCCATTTCGTGGGTTGTTGGTGAATATGCCAGCGAATTGGCCTCTCCTAGTCGGACTTTGCAGTCCATGGTCGATGTAGCCAATGCTACGCTTCCCGCCACAACGCTCCAGCTTTTCCTACAAGCAATTCCCAAGGTCTTTATACGAGTAAATCGAGATGCTTATCAGGAGACTTCATGGAAGACCCAGACGACTCTTCTTCTAGCGCGGATTGTGGAGTTTCTGGAGGCCTTGTCCGCTCATCCGGATCTTGACGTGCAGGAACGAGCAATTGAGTTCCTGGAAGTCCTTCGATTGAGCGCCGAGGCGCTCCGATCCGATGTCCAAGAAATGCCATCACTGTTGGCCGCAGTACTTCCGAGTCTTTTCGAGGGGCTGGAGCTCAACCCGGTCGCTCTCACTGCTCAGAAGAAGGTAGTGTTGCCCGAAACTTTGCTTCTGGACGAGCCAATTAATGAGAGTCTATCGGACCTATTCCACCACGTCGATGACGCGCCCTCGCAAGCAAAGCAGGGCGATGCTTTGCAGAAGTTTTATTACGTTCCCGATTTGACACCCGCTCCGGCCAGGGCCACTGCAGCCATCTCTTCTCTCGATGTGTACCCCGACCCATCTTACCAAAACAATCTGCGAGGATCTACAGAACTTCCGGCTTCTGCAGAGAGGCGGAAACTTGAGCGCAGAGAACGCTACAAGGATGATCCATTCTACATTGCCTCGATGGGCGGACGATCGGACTTGTCGATGTCTCCGCTTGCTGGCACAAGTTCATTGGACGTTGATTCCATTCCCATTGTAGACTTGAAACTCGATCCTCTGCAGCACCCCCGCTCCGAGCGAAAATCAGCCGGGGCGCATCGCAGCCGACGAAAAAAGTTGGAAGTCGCAGCCGACGAGACCTTTGGTACCAATGAACCTTTGGTCCATGAAAATCTTCCCGAACCAGCACTTCTCGCCCCTGTCGCCAAGCGGTCGCTCCTCCAAGTGGACTCCAGCGGTCTCGGCAGCCTCTCTCTGACGAGGGATGACAAGGCAGGAATGTCGACGGCAGAGGGCGATGAGGGAGATGCCGAAATGAAGAAAGCGATGCGAGAGGTCGAACAAATGCGATTGCGCATGCAACGGGCTTCGGAACGAATCGAAGTGGGTGGGATACCCAGCGAGGGGATGCTcgtcaagaaaaagaaaaccaagaaaaaggtaACTTCAACCGATGAAAGCCAGCCGGCCCctgtgaagaagaaggctcgGAAacccaaggagaagaaggaagaggcagCCCAGGCCGATACCGGAATCGATATGGGAGGTGAAAAGACTATGGAGGGGATGTCCAGGTGA